From Portunus trituberculatus isolate SZX2019 unplaced genomic scaffold, ASM1759143v1 PGA_scaffold_223__1_contigs__length_158863, whole genome shotgun sequence, a single genomic window includes:
- the LOC123500407 gene encoding pteridine reductase 1-like: MASQSSQDGERQGICQWALGHVAMVTGAGQRVGKAIAASLHKRGYTVAIHYNESKDEAISFMAELNSIRKNSAYAFHADLSSNVRERAGQLLAEVVEKWGRLDLLVNSAAIYYATPIAETTEEQWDKLLDLNAKAPYFMIQSWISKTPLGRGRNGEEMGDAVAFLASPSAAFMTGTGISPSGGRTIAL, translated from the exons GGCAGGGCATCTGTCAATGGGCCTTGGGACATGTGGCCATGGTGACAGGTGCAGGGCAGCGAGTGGGAAAGGCTATTGCTGCCAGCCTCCACAAGAGAGGTTACACAGTTGCCATCCACTACAATGAATCAAAGGACGAAGCTATTTCATTCATGGCAGAATTAAACAG CATCCGCAAGAACAGCGCTTATGCGTTCCATGCAGACCTGTCAagcaatgtgagagagagagctggtcaGCTGTTGGCTGAGGTGGTAGAGAAGTGGGGAAGACTTGACCTCCTAGTGAACAGTGCTGCCATCTACTATGCAACACCAATTGCAGAGACAACAGAGGAACAATGGGATAAACTGTTGGATCTAAATGCAAAAGCTCCATATTTCATGATTCAG AGCTGGATCTCAAAAACTCCCCTcggaaggggaaggaatggagaggagatGGGTGACGCTGTGGCATTCTTGGCCTCACCCTCAGCTGCTTTTATGACTGGAACTGGCATATCTCCCTCTGGTGGTCGCACTATTGCTCTGTAA